In one window of Canis lupus baileyi chromosome 34, mCanLup2.hap1, whole genome shotgun sequence DNA:
- the KLHL23 gene encoding kelch-like protein 23 isoform X1 — MFVTAMALKGQEDYIYLFKDTAHPVDFLDAFRTFYLDGLFTDITLQCPSGIIFHCHRAVLAACSNYFKAMFTADMKEKFKNKIKISGIHHDILEGLVNYAYTSQIEITKRNVQSLLEAADLLQFLSVKKACEQFLVRHLDIDNCIGMHSFAEFHVCPELEKESRRILCSRFKEVWQQEEFLEISLEKFLFILSRKNLSVWKEEAIIEPVIKWTAHDVENRIECLYNLLSYVNIDIDPVYLKTALGLQRSCLLTENKIRSLIYNALNPLHKEISQRSTATMYIIGGYYWHPLSEVHIWDPLTNVWIQGAEIPDYTRESYGVTCLGPNIYVTGGYRTDNIEALDTVWIYNSESDEWTEGLPMLNARYYHCAVTLGGCVYALGGYRKGAPAEEAEFYDPLKEKWIPIANMIKGVGNATACVLHEVIYVIGGHCGYRGSCTYDKVQSYNSDINEWSLITSSPHPEYGLCSVPFENKLYLVGGQTTITECYDPEQNEWREIAPMMERRMECGAVIMNGCIYVTGGYSYSKGTYLQSIEKYDPDLNKWEIVGNLPSAMRSHGCVCVYNV, encoded by the exons ATGTTTGTTACAGCCATGGCTCTAAAAGGACAAGAAGATTATATTTACCTTTTCAAGGATACAGCGCATCCAGTGGATTTTCTGGATGCATTCAGAACATTTTACTTGGATGGATTATTTACTGATATTACCCTTCAGTGCCCTTCAGGCATAATCTTCCATTGCCACCGAGCTGTTCTAGCTGCTTGCAGCAATTATTTTAAGGCAATGTTCACAGCTGacatgaaagagaaatttaaaaataaaataaaaatctcggGCATCCACCATGATATTTTGGAAGGCCTTGTGAATTATGCATACACTTCCCAAATTGAGATAACTAAACGAAATGTTCAAAGCCTGCTTGAAGCAGCAGATCTGCTACAGTTCCTCTCAGTAAAGAAAGCTTGTGAGCAGTTTTTGGTAAGGCACTTGGATATTGATAATTGTATTGGAATGCACTCCTTTGCAGAATTTCACGTATGTCCAGAACTAGAGAAGGAATCTCGAAGAATTCTGTGTTCAAGGTTTAAGGAAGTATGGCAACAAGAAGAATTTCTGGAAATCAGCCTTGAAAAGTTTCTCTTTATATTGTCCAGAAAGAATCTCAGTGTTTGGAAGGAAGAAGCTATCATAGAGCCTGTTATTAAGTGGACTGCTCACGATGTAGAAAATCGAATTGAATGCCTGTATAACCTACTGAGCTATGTAAACATAGATATAGATCCAGTCTACTTAAAAACAGCTTTAGGTCTTCAGAGAAGCTGCTTACTAACCGAAAATAAGATACGGTCTCTAATATACAATGCTCTGAATCCCCTTCATAAAGAGATTTCCCAGAGGTCCACAGCCACAATGTATATCATTGGAGGCTACTACTGGCATCCTTTATCGGAGGTCCACATATGGGATCCTCTGACAAATGTTTGGATTCAGGGAGCGGAAATACCAGACTATACCAGGGAGAGCTATGGTGTTACATGTTTGGGCCCCAACATTTACGTAACTGGGGGTTACAGGACAGATAATATAGAAGCTCTTGACACAGTGTGGATCTATAACAGTGAAAGTGATGAATGGACGGAAGGTTTGCCGATGCTCAATGCCAGGTACTACCACTGTGCAGTCACCTTGGGTGGCTGTGTCTATGCTCTAGGCGGTTACAGAAAAGGGGCTCCTGCAGAAGAGGCTGAGTTCTATGATCCATTAAAAGAGAAATGGATTCCTATTGCAAACATGATTAAAG GCGTGGGAAACGCGACCGCTTGCGTCTTACATGAAGTTATCTACGTTATCGGTGGCCACTGTGGCTACAGAGGAAGCTGCACCTACGACAAGGTCCAGAGCTACAACTCAGATATCAATGAGTGGAGCCTCATCACCTCCAGTCCACATCCAG aatatGGATTGTGTTCAGTTCCATTTGAAAATAAGCTCTATCTAGTTGGTGGACAAACTACAATCACGGAATGCTATGACCCTGAACAAAATGAATGGAGAGAAATAGCACCCATGATGGAAAGGAGGATGGAGTGTGGTGCCGTCATCATGAATGGATGTATTTATGTCACTGGGGGATATTCCTACTCTAAGGGAACGTATCTTCAGAGCATTGAGAAATATGATCCAGATCTTAATAAGTGGGAGATAGTGGGCAATCTTCCAAGTGCCATGCGGTCTcatgggtgtgtttgtgtgtataatgTCTGA
- the KLHL23 gene encoding kelch-like protein 23 isoform X2, translating to MALKGQEDYIYLFKDTAHPVDFLDAFRTFYLDGLFTDITLQCPSGIIFHCHRAVLAACSNYFKAMFTADMKEKFKNKIKISGIHHDILEGLVNYAYTSQIEITKRNVQSLLEAADLLQFLSVKKACEQFLVRHLDIDNCIGMHSFAEFHVCPELEKESRRILCSRFKEVWQQEEFLEISLEKFLFILSRKNLSVWKEEAIIEPVIKWTAHDVENRIECLYNLLSYVNIDIDPVYLKTALGLQRSCLLTENKIRSLIYNALNPLHKEISQRSTATMYIIGGYYWHPLSEVHIWDPLTNVWIQGAEIPDYTRESYGVTCLGPNIYVTGGYRTDNIEALDTVWIYNSESDEWTEGLPMLNARYYHCAVTLGGCVYALGGYRKGAPAEEAEFYDPLKEKWIPIANMIKGVGNATACVLHEVIYVIGGHCGYRGSCTYDKVQSYNSDINEWSLITSSPHPEYGLCSVPFENKLYLVGGQTTITECYDPEQNEWREIAPMMERRMECGAVIMNGCIYVTGGYSYSKGTYLQSIEKYDPDLNKWEIVGNLPSAMRSHGCVCVYNV from the exons ATGGCTCTAAAAGGACAAGAAGATTATATTTACCTTTTCAAGGATACAGCGCATCCAGTGGATTTTCTGGATGCATTCAGAACATTTTACTTGGATGGATTATTTACTGATATTACCCTTCAGTGCCCTTCAGGCATAATCTTCCATTGCCACCGAGCTGTTCTAGCTGCTTGCAGCAATTATTTTAAGGCAATGTTCACAGCTGacatgaaagagaaatttaaaaataaaataaaaatctcggGCATCCACCATGATATTTTGGAAGGCCTTGTGAATTATGCATACACTTCCCAAATTGAGATAACTAAACGAAATGTTCAAAGCCTGCTTGAAGCAGCAGATCTGCTACAGTTCCTCTCAGTAAAGAAAGCTTGTGAGCAGTTTTTGGTAAGGCACTTGGATATTGATAATTGTATTGGAATGCACTCCTTTGCAGAATTTCACGTATGTCCAGAACTAGAGAAGGAATCTCGAAGAATTCTGTGTTCAAGGTTTAAGGAAGTATGGCAACAAGAAGAATTTCTGGAAATCAGCCTTGAAAAGTTTCTCTTTATATTGTCCAGAAAGAATCTCAGTGTTTGGAAGGAAGAAGCTATCATAGAGCCTGTTATTAAGTGGACTGCTCACGATGTAGAAAATCGAATTGAATGCCTGTATAACCTACTGAGCTATGTAAACATAGATATAGATCCAGTCTACTTAAAAACAGCTTTAGGTCTTCAGAGAAGCTGCTTACTAACCGAAAATAAGATACGGTCTCTAATATACAATGCTCTGAATCCCCTTCATAAAGAGATTTCCCAGAGGTCCACAGCCACAATGTATATCATTGGAGGCTACTACTGGCATCCTTTATCGGAGGTCCACATATGGGATCCTCTGACAAATGTTTGGATTCAGGGAGCGGAAATACCAGACTATACCAGGGAGAGCTATGGTGTTACATGTTTGGGCCCCAACATTTACGTAACTGGGGGTTACAGGACAGATAATATAGAAGCTCTTGACACAGTGTGGATCTATAACAGTGAAAGTGATGAATGGACGGAAGGTTTGCCGATGCTCAATGCCAGGTACTACCACTGTGCAGTCACCTTGGGTGGCTGTGTCTATGCTCTAGGCGGTTACAGAAAAGGGGCTCCTGCAGAAGAGGCTGAGTTCTATGATCCATTAAAAGAGAAATGGATTCCTATTGCAAACATGATTAAAG GCGTGGGAAACGCGACCGCTTGCGTCTTACATGAAGTTATCTACGTTATCGGTGGCCACTGTGGCTACAGAGGAAGCTGCACCTACGACAAGGTCCAGAGCTACAACTCAGATATCAATGAGTGGAGCCTCATCACCTCCAGTCCACATCCAG aatatGGATTGTGTTCAGTTCCATTTGAAAATAAGCTCTATCTAGTTGGTGGACAAACTACAATCACGGAATGCTATGACCCTGAACAAAATGAATGGAGAGAAATAGCACCCATGATGGAAAGGAGGATGGAGTGTGGTGCCGTCATCATGAATGGATGTATTTATGTCACTGGGGGATATTCCTACTCTAAGGGAACGTATCTTCAGAGCATTGAGAAATATGATCCAGATCTTAATAAGTGGGAGATAGTGGGCAATCTTCCAAGTGCCATGCGGTCTcatgggtgtgtttgtgtgtataatgTCTGA
- the PHOSPHO2 gene encoding pyridoxal phosphate phosphatase PHOSPHO2, with the protein MKILLVFDFDNTIIDDNSDTWIIQCAPEKKLPIELQNSYKKGFWTEFMGRVFKYLGDRGVREDEMKRAVTSMPFTLGMVELLNFIRRNKDKFDCIIISDSNSVFIDWVLEATSFHDVFDKVFTNPAAFDSNGHLTVENYHAHSCNRCPKNLCKNVVLVEFVDKQLQQGIDYTRIVYIGDGGNDVCPVTFLKKNDVAMPRKGYTLQKTLSRMSQNLEPMESSVIVWSSGVEIISYLQFLINE; encoded by the coding sequence ATGAAAATTTTGCTCGTTTTTGACTTTGACAATACAATCATAGATGATAATAGTGACACCTGGATTATACAGTGTGCTCCAGAGAAAAAGCTTCCTATTGAACTACAAAATTCTTATAAGAAAGGATTTTGGACAGAATTTATGGGCAGAGTCTTTAAGTATTTGGGAGATAGAGGTGTAAgagaagatgaaatgaaaagagCAGTGACATCAATGCCTTTCACTCTAGGGATGGTGGAACTTTTGAACTTTATAAGAAGGAACAAGGATAAATTTGACTGCATCATTATTTCAGATTCAAATTCAGTCTTCATAGATTGGGTTTTAGAAGCTACCAGTTTTCATGATGTGTTTGATAAAGTGTTTACAAATCCTGCAGCTTTTGATAGTAATGGTCATCTCACTGTGGAAAATTATCATGCTCATTCTTGCAACAGGTGCCCAAAAAACCTTTGCAAAAATGTAGTTTTGGTAGAATTTGTAGATAAGCAGTTACAACAGGGAATAGATTATACACGAATTGTTTATATAGGTGATGGTGGAAATGATGTCTGCCCAGTAACTTTTTTGAAGAAGAATGATGTTGCCATGCCACGGAAAGGTTATACTTTACAGAAAACTCTTTCCAGAATGTCTCAAAATCTTGAACCTATGGAATCTTCTGTTATAGTTTGGTCCTCAGGTgttgaaataatttcttatttacaATTTCTAATAAATGAGTAA